Proteins encoded together in one Candidatus Paceibacterota bacterium window:
- a CDS encoding peptidoglycan bridge formation glycyltransferase FemA/FemB family protein, producing MEIKEIQDKKIWEDFLLSFTDKTFLQSWNWGDFNKAMGNKIWRLGIYDWNELVGTALVSKVSARRGTFLLIQHGPNVKTESKKLEVLNALLEELKKLGEKEGACFIRMNPLWGDKDIFTKLGFKTAQMHANAYEATLKLDISLPEQELLSDMRKTTRYLIRQAQKNPEIEISKSNEMKDVALFDKLNKEVARHQKFVPFSLDFVKNEFDVLSKDNQTLLFFGKYKGEIVASALVVFWSGIAFYHQAALSPKYHKIPVAYLLQWEAIKEAKERGCKTYDFWGFVDPKENPNHPWAGPTLFKMGFSGELYQYLKTQDFPLSWKYWLTFAFEKLRKIKRSL from the coding sequence ATGGAGATTAAGGAAATACAGGATAAAAAGATTTGGGAAGATTTTCTTTTGTCGTTTACTGATAAAACCTTTTTACAATCCTGGAACTGGGGAGATTTCAATAAGGCTATGGGGAATAAGATTTGGAGACTTGGTATTTATGATTGGAATGAATTAGTTGGAACAGCTTTGGTTTCAAAGGTTTCTGCCAGAAGAGGAACTTTTTTATTGATTCAGCATGGTCCAAATGTAAAAACAGAAAGTAAAAAGCTGGAAGTTTTAAATGCGCTTTTGGAAGAATTGAAAAAGCTCGGTGAAAAAGAGGGAGCTTGTTTTATAAGAATGAATCCTTTGTGGGGGGACAAAGACATTTTTACAAAGCTTGGTTTTAAAACAGCCCAAATGCATGCCAATGCTTATGAAGCTACCTTGAAGCTTGATATTAGTTTGCCAGAGCAAGAGCTTTTGTCTGATATGCGCAAAACCACCCGCTACCTTATCCGCCAGGCTCAAAAGAATCCTGAAATTGAAATTTCAAAAAGCAATGAGATGAAAGACGTGGCGCTTTTTGACAAGCTTAATAAAGAGGTTGCCAGGCATCAAAAGTTTGTTCCTTTTTCCCTTGATTTTGTTAAGAATGAGTTTGATGTTTTATCAAAGGATAATCAAACTTTATTATTTTTCGGCAAGTACAAAGGCGAGATTGTTGCTTCAGCTTTGGTTGTTTTTTGGTCTGGCATTGCTTTTTACCATCAGGCAGCTTTATCTCCGAAATATCATAAAATACCTGTTGCCTATCTTTTGCAGTGGGAGGCGATAAAAGAAGCAAAAGAAAGGGGATGTAAGACATATGATTTCTGGGGGTTTGTTGATCCCAAAGAAAATCCCAATCATCCTTGGGCAGGCCCGACCCTTTTTAAAATGGGCTTTTCCGGAGAACTTTATCAGTACTTAAAGACGCAGGATTTTCCT
- a CDS encoding aminotransferase class I/II-fold pyridoxal phosphate-dependent enzyme: MNLIKPISISLSPNVEKDDVRLAFKLLFSAIGGPALGWQPWRDGPAIKELEDEFKKYLGVKHVVSFNSGRSALMAILESLGLKKNDEVLLQAFTCNAASNPIIWSGLRPIYVDCDEKPFNIDTADLQKKIGSQSRAVMVQHTFGLPAAMEEVLEVCQKNNLILIEDCAHALGANYKRKKVGTFGKAAFFSFSRDKIISSVYGGMAVTDDDELARRLRQFQKQVGYPSRCWTFQQLLHPVLMNWLILPTYKIFGKYLLVLFQWLRVLSKAVHWKEKRGKRPCHFPKRMPNALAMLALNQFKKLEKFNNHRREIADFYYNELKNTGFELPLDSVDSKQTFLRFTIKHLKAHEIIKSAWQKNILIGDWYTTPIAPYDTRLEKVGYILGSCPQAEKLAKVVLNLPTHINISEKEAKIVSDFIKSYGD, encoded by the coding sequence ATGAATTTGATAAAACCAATTTCAATATCTTTATCGCCAAACGTCGAAAAAGACGATGTCCGATTAGCTTTTAAGTTGCTTTTTTCCGCCATAGGCGGACCCGCCTTGGGCTGGCAGCCCTGGCGAGATGGTCCAGCAATCAAAGAACTGGAAGATGAGTTTAAAAAATATCTTGGGGTGAAACATGTTGTTTCTTTTAATAGCGGAAGGTCAGCTTTAATGGCTATTCTTGAATCTTTAGGATTGAAGAAAAATGATGAAGTCTTGCTTCAGGCTTTTACCTGCAATGCAGCTTCTAATCCTATAATCTGGTCGGGATTAAGGCCTATTTACGTGGATTGCGACGAGAAACCTTTTAATATTGATACAGCTGATTTGCAGAAAAAGATTGGTTCTCAAAGCAGGGCAGTAATGGTTCAGCATACTTTCGGTTTACCAGCAGCTATGGAGGAAGTTTTGGAGGTTTGCCAAAAAAACAATTTAATTCTGATTGAAGATTGCGCTCATGCTTTGGGAGCAAACTATAAAAGAAAGAAGGTGGGTACTTTTGGCAAAGCTGCTTTTTTCAGTTTTTCTCGAGATAAGATTATCTCTTCTGTTTACGGCGGAATGGCTGTGACTGATGATGATGAACTGGCTAGAAGACTGAGGCAGTTCCAAAAGCAAGTCGGATATCCTTCTCGCTGTTGGACTTTCCAGCAATTATTGCATCCTGTGTTGATGAACTGGCTGATTCTACCGACTTATAAGATATTCGGCAAATATTTACTTGTTTTGTTTCAGTGGCTTCGGGTTTTATCAAAAGCTGTCCACTGGAAGGAAAAAAGGGGCAAAAGGCCCTGCCATTTTCCCAAAAGAATGCCCAATGCCTTGGCTATGCTTGCTTTAAATCAGTTTAAAAAGTTAGAGAAGTTTAATAATCATCGTCGGGAAATTGCTGATTTTTACTATAATGAATTAAAGAATACTGGCTTTGAATTACCCTTGGATTCAGTTGATTCAAAGCAAACTTTTTTAAGGTTTACGATAAAACACTTAAAAGCGCACGAGATTATTAAATCAGCCTGGCAGAAAAATATTTTAATAGGGGATTGGTATACGACTCCTATTGCTCCTTATGATACCAGATTGGAAAAGGTAGGATATATATTGGGTTCTTGTCCTCAAGCTGAAAAATTGGCTAAAGTCGTTTTAAATCTGCCGACTCATATCAATATATCTGAGAAAGAAGCGAAAATAGTTTCAGATTTCATTAAATCTTATGGAGATTAA
- a CDS encoding alpha/beta hydrolase, with product MKEVRILINGLETNYKIAGSGPAILVLHGWGGSSDSWVKIQEILSEKGYQVITPDFPGFGATANPPVAWGVEEYADFVLRFAEKLELDKFFLLGHSFGGRIAIKFSALHPNKLKSLILVGSAGLQRSKSWSLRQRVVIKGLKFFHFLAKLPILNIFHNSLRRAIYIFSGTGDYYAIKSPVMKETFKKVIEEDLFDCLPQIKNKTLVVWGEKDNLTPQSIAHLLKEKIADSELAIIPGVGHSPHLKAPEQLSETILKFLNK from the coding sequence GTGAAAGAAGTAAGAATTTTAATCAACGGTCTTGAGACAAACTACAAAATTGCAGGTTCAGGCCCTGCGATTTTGGTTTTGCACGGTTGGGGAGGTTCGTCTGATTCCTGGGTAAAAATCCAGGAGATTTTAAGCGAGAAAGGATATCAGGTTATTACTCCTGATTTTCCGGGATTCGGTGCTACGGCCAATCCGCCTGTAGCCTGGGGCGTGGAAGAATACGCTGATTTTGTTTTGCGGTTCGCTGAGAAGCTGGAACTTGATAAATTCTTCCTTTTGGGGCATTCTTTCGGAGGAAGGATAGCCATTAAATTTTCCGCTTTGCATCCCAATAAATTGAAAAGCCTTATTCTTGTTGGTTCAGCCGGGCTGCAGCGGAGTAAAAGCTGGAGTTTAAGACAAAGAGTTGTAATCAAAGGATTAAAGTTTTTCCATTTCTTAGCTAAATTGCCGATTTTGAACATTTTCCATAATTCCTTGCGTCGGGCAATATATATTTTTTCTGGAACCGGGGACTATTATGCGATAAAAAGCCCGGTAATGAAGGAAACTTTTAAAAAGGTTATCGAGGAGGATTTGTTTGATTGCTTGCCTCAGATAAAGAATAAAACATTGGTAGTTTGGGGCGAAAAAGACAATCTGACGCCGCAAAGTATTGCCCATTTATTGAAGGAGAAAATCGCTGATTCGGAATTGGCGATAATCCCCGGTGTCGGTCACAGTCCTCATTTAAAAGCGCCGGAACAATTATCCGAAACTATTTTAAAGTTTTTGAATAAATAA
- a CDS encoding adenylyltransferase/cytidyltransferase family protein — protein MRKILVFGTFDNLHKGHLSFFRQTKKYGDYLIAVVARDNTVKKIKKRSPFKSEKERLRDVSVCKLVNKAVLGYRNNPYRIIKEINPDVICLGYDQKTFIRNLSAELKKINSKIKLYKLKAYKPGKFHSTILNKIK, from the coding sequence ATGAGAAAGATTTTGGTTTTTGGAACTTTTGACAATCTTCATAAAGGACATTTAAGCTTTTTTAGGCAAACAAAAAAGTATGGCGATTATTTAATAGCAGTGGTTGCTAGGGATAATACAGTTAAAAAAATAAAAAAACGCTCGCCTTTTAAGAGTGAAAAAGAAAGATTAAGAGATGTTAGTGTTTGTAAGTTAGTTAATAAAGCAGTATTAGGCTACAGGAATAACCCGTATCGAATCATTAAAGAAATAAATCCCGATGTAATTTGTTTAGGTTACGACCAAAAAACATTTATCAGAAATTTATCTGCAGAGTTAAAAAAGATAAATTCTAAAATAAAGCTTTATAAATTGAAAGCTTATAAACCGGGGAAATTTCATTCAACTATCTTAAATAAAATTAAATGA
- the serS gene encoding serine--tRNA ligase — translation MLDIKFIRDNSKKVERACQEKNVKVDIDELLDIDRRRREALQGIEDMRAKKNKANKEIQKTASSREKNKIILEMKELDRNSDRLDKNLKDLEKKFHKLMYELPNIPFNEVPSGKDENDNVVVKEVGEKTRFNFNPKDYLEVAESLDLIDVKRAAKVSGTRFGYLKNEAALLEFALINLAFDTLVKEGFIPVIPPVMLRPEMLEKSGHLSERDKPERYFIEKDNVYLAGTAEQPIAGMHADEVFEEKDLPRRYLGFSTCFRREAGAYGKDTRGILRVHQFDKIEMFSICHPEKTREEHEFLLSCQEKLMNALKIPYRVINICTGDLGFPAAACYDIEAWLPKENRYRETHSTFNDTDFQTRRLNIRYRDSKTKKLEFAHALNGTAFAIGRIIIAIIENYQQKDGSVQIPEALQHYLKGLKMIRKEN, via the coding sequence ATGTTAGATATTAAATTCATTCGTGATAATTCAAAGAAAGTGGAACGAGCTTGCCAGGAAAAGAATGTCAAAGTTGACATTGACGAGCTTTTGGATATTGATAGGAGGAGGCGGGAAGCTTTGCAGGGTATAGAAGATATGAGAGCCAAAAAGAATAAAGCCAACAAGGAAATCCAGAAAACTGCCAGCTCAAGGGAAAAGAACAAGATTATTCTGGAGATGAAGGAATTAGACAGAAATAGCGACAGGTTGGATAAAAACTTGAAAGATCTGGAAAAGAAGTTCCATAAGCTGATGTATGAACTTCCAAATATTCCTTTTAATGAAGTTCCTAGTGGCAAGGATGAGAATGATAATGTTGTTGTAAAAGAGGTTGGTGAAAAAACCAGATTTAATTTTAATCCAAAAGATTATTTAGAAGTTGCCGAATCATTAGATTTAATTGATGTTAAAAGAGCAGCTAAAGTTTCAGGAACTCGTTTTGGTTATTTAAAGAACGAGGCAGCTTTGCTTGAGTTTGCTTTGATAAACTTAGCTTTTGATACTTTAGTTAAAGAAGGATTTATTCCAGTTATCCCACCGGTTATGTTGAGGCCTGAAATGTTGGAGAAATCTGGTCATCTTTCAGAAAGAGATAAGCCAGAGAGGTATTTTATTGAAAAAGACAATGTATATCTGGCAGGAACCGCTGAGCAGCCGATTGCCGGCATGCATGCAGATGAGGTTTTTGAGGAAAAAGATTTACCTCGCAGATACCTTGGTTTTTCTACTTGCTTTAGACGGGAAGCTGGCGCTTATGGTAAAGATACAAGGGGAATTTTAAGGGTTCATCAGTTTGATAAAATAGAAATGTTTAGTATTTGTCATCCGGAAAAAACGAGAGAAGAACATGAATTCTTGTTATCTTGCCAGGAAAAATTAATGAATGCTTTAAAAATTCCTTATAGGGTTATTAATATTTGTACTGGAGATCTTGGTTTTCCAGCAGCTGCTTGTTACGACATTGAAGCATGGCTGCCAAAAGAAAATCGCTATCGTGAAACACACAGCACTTTTAATGATACAGACTTCCAAACAAGGCGTTTGAATATCCGTTATCGAGATTCAAAGACAAAAAAGTTAGAATTTGCTCATGCTTTAAATGGCACCGCTTTTGCCATAGGAAGAATTATTATCGCTATAATTGAAAATTATCAGCAAAAAGACGGAAGTGTTCAGATACCGGAAGCTCTTCAACATTATCTAAAAGGGTTAAAAATGATTAGAAAGGAAAATTAA
- a CDS encoding M20 family metallopeptidase: MEKIKLKVIEEIEKSKKQQIEFLQRLVQTHSVNPHMDDPTKSSPYDPIELELAELIFKKLKELGLEPKFESVSPSRPNVVCQFGKGKKTLIFNGHMDTVPPAQGYDFNPFLGFIKNGKLYGAGALDMKASLCCYIFMAKALSKFEKELKGKICLQFVIDEEPMAASHFGTRYLLEKGYTGDAAIVGEPGAKKITIGNRGGYRFKIEVFGDAVHTGSREWEQKNQGLNAILEMAKVIYALQDFSFPTKEHPVFPKRKNVLTFPVLIKGGKAINMVPDSCLAFGDARILPGITKEFMEKEIRKSLDKLGVNYKLTPIVYVPAVFVKPSELFIQILKKNSKQMLKKEPLTEGSGPWSDMWMFIEKGIPAVNFGCDGKGAHDRNEYVELKSMIDVTKIYALTTLDFLC; the protein is encoded by the coding sequence ATGGAAAAAATTAAATTAAAAGTTATTGAAGAAATAGAAAAATCAAAAAAACAGCAGATTGAATTTTTGCAGAGATTAGTCCAAACTCATTCGGTAAATCCTCATATGGATGACCCGACAAAGTCTAGCCCCTATGATCCCATTGAATTAGAATTGGCAGAATTGATTTTTAAAAAATTGAAAGAGTTGGGCTTAGAGCCAAAATTTGAAAGCGTTTCTCCTTCTAGACCCAATGTGGTTTGTCAGTTTGGCAAAGGAAAGAAAACTTTAATTTTTAATGGTCACATGGATACTGTTCCGCCGGCCCAGGGATATGACTTTAATCCATTTCTGGGTTTTATAAAGAATGGGAAACTTTATGGCGCCGGTGCCTTGGATATGAAAGCTAGCCTTTGCTGTTATATTTTTATGGCAAAAGCTCTTTCGAAATTTGAGAAAGAATTAAAAGGAAAAATTTGTTTGCAATTCGTTATTGATGAAGAACCAATGGCCGCTTCACATTTCGGCACAAGGTATCTTTTAGAAAAGGGTTATACTGGCGATGCGGCAATAGTTGGAGAACCAGGAGCAAAAAAAATCACCATTGGAAATAGGGGTGGTTATAGATTCAAAATAGAAGTATTTGGGGACGCGGTCCATACCGGTTCAAGAGAATGGGAGCAGAAGAATCAAGGATTAAATGCTATATTGGAAATGGCGAAAGTAATTTATGCTTTACAAGATTTTAGCTTTCCGACAAAAGAACATCCGGTTTTTCCTAAAAGAAAAAATGTATTAACCTTTCCAGTATTAATTAAAGGTGGAAAAGCAATAAATATGGTTCCAGATTCTTGTTTGGCTTTTGGTGACGCAAGAATTCTACCCGGGATTACCAAAGAGTTCATGGAAAAAGAAATTAGAAAAAGTTTAGATAAGTTAGGGGTGAACTATAAGTTAACGCCAATCGTCTATGTGCCAGCAGTTTTTGTAAAACCATCAGAATTATTTATTCAAATTCTTAAAAAAAATAGTAAACAGATGCTAAAAAAAGAACCTTTAACTGAAGGTTCTGGTCCTTGGAGCGATATGTGGATGTTTATCGAGAAAGGGATTCCGGCTGTGAATTTCGGTTGCGATGGTAAAGGAGCACACGATAGAAATGAATACGTGGAACTAAAAAGCATGATTGATGTAACAAAAATTTATGCCTTAACCACTCTTGATTTTTTATGTTAG
- the lysS gene encoding lysine--tRNA ligase, with protein sequence MATIEELRKIRLKKLEAIKKSLLNPYPEKSKRTHSVLQALADFNVLSRSQKEIVLVGRIKSLRGHGGSVFLDIEDGTGKIQAFLKKDGVGEKRYKFFSDGFDIGDFIELRGILFKTKKGERTIEISDFKMLAKSLLPLPEKWHGLQDVEERFRKRYLDLLFNTEVRKKFEIRSKIIQEIRQFMEKQGFLAVETPILQTIYGGAAAKPFKTHLNALDLPLFLRIAPELYLKRLLVGGFEKVYEIGRVFRNEGMDRFHNPDYTIFEFYWAYADYKMAMKLTEEMIEIVVKNIFGKLQVEYEGKKIDFKTPWPRMEFNSLFKKYTKIDLEEINEKALKEKAKKLEIKVEKGEGKPEMADKIFKKYCQPKIWNPTFIIHYPSSLKPLAKTLEDNLKRSANFHLIVAGWELVNAYSELNDPSEQRKRFKEQEKFFKEGLQEAQRMDEDFIEALEYGMPPAAGFGMGIDRLVALLTDSHSLREVILFPTMRPKR encoded by the coding sequence ATGGCGACGATTGAAGAATTAAGGAAAATTCGGTTGAAGAAGTTAGAGGCGATTAAAAAATCGCTTTTGAATCCGTATCCTGAAAAGAGCAAAAGAACCCATAGTGTTTTACAGGCTTTGGCTGATTTTAATGTTCTTTCCCGTTCCCAGAAAGAGATTGTTTTGGTTGGTCGTATTAAATCTCTGAGGGGACACGGCGGTTCTGTATTTTTGGATATTGAAGACGGAACAGGAAAGATTCAGGCTTTTTTGAAGAAAGATGGAGTAGGCGAGAAAAGATACAAGTTTTTTTCGGATGGTTTTGATATCGGCGATTTCATTGAATTGAGAGGGATTTTGTTTAAGACAAAAAAGGGGGAGAGGACAATAGAGATAAGCGATTTTAAGATGTTGGCTAAATCATTGCTGCCTTTGCCGGAAAAATGGCACGGGTTGCAGGACGTTGAAGAAAGATTCAGGAAAAGATACTTGGATTTGCTTTTTAATACTGAAGTAAGGAAGAAATTCGAGATTCGTTCAAAAATCATTCAGGAAATCAGGCAGTTTATGGAAAAACAAGGATTCTTGGCAGTGGAAACGCCTATTTTGCAGACGATTTACGGAGGAGCGGCTGCCAAACCTTTTAAAACACATTTAAATGCTTTAGACTTACCTTTATTTTTGCGCATTGCGCCAGAACTTTATTTAAAGAGGCTTTTGGTCGGCGGATTTGAAAAAGTTTACGAAATAGGCAGGGTTTTTAGAAATGAAGGCATGGACAGGTTTCATAATCCCGACTATACTATTTTTGAGTTCTACTGGGCTTATGCCGATTACAAAATGGCAATGAAATTAACAGAAGAAATGATTGAAATCGTTGTCAAGAACATATTCGGTAAGCTGCAGGTTGAATACGAAGGGAAAAAGATTGATTTTAAAACTCCCTGGCCGAGAATGGAATTCAACAGCTTGTTTAAAAAATATACAAAGATTGATCTGGAAGAGATAAACGAAAAAGCGCTGAAAGAAAAAGCAAAGAAGCTGGAAATTAAAGTTGAAAAAGGGGAGGGCAAGCCGGAAATGGCAGACAAAATTTTCAAGAAATACTGCCAGCCGAAAATCTGGAACCCCACTTTCATAATTCACTATCCTTCGTCTTTGAAGCCTTTGGCCAAAACCTTGGAAGATAATTTGAAAAGATCAGCCAATTTCCATTTGATTGTTGCCGGCTGGGAACTGGTTAATGCGTATTCTGAGTTGAATGATCCTTCAGAACAGCGAAAGCGCTTTAAAGAGCAGGAAAAGTTCTTTAAGGAAGGATTACAAGAGGCTCAGAGAATGGATGAGGATTTCATTGAGGCTTTGGAATACGGTATGCCGCCGGCTGCCGGATTCGGCATGGGGATTGATAGATTAGTCGCTTTATTAACTGATTCCCATTCTTTAAGAGAAGTTATATTATTTCCAACAATGCGTCCAAAAAGATAA
- a CDS encoding cobalamin-dependent protein (Presence of a B(12) (cobalamin)-binding domain implies dependence on cobalamin itself, in one of its several forms, or in some unusual lineages, dependence on a cobalamin-like analog.), translating into MRITFVYLDLATDDPTYSGYFYHGIAYLSAVLKKDGHQTNLIQLTKQISFAEFQKRIKVLKPDLISFSSTSHMFHLVRQYAAVAKEITKVPIICGGVHPTICPEEVLSDENIDMICRGEGEMAFSELCQKIEKKEPTENIESIWIKKDGKVFKNKIRPCIPDLNQLPFPDREIFDYPHLNLEKKGVGTFMFSRGCPYQCAFCCEFALRKLYPNPQNYIRFRSPQLAIAEIKETIKKYPFIKFVRFDDDLLFVDRGWVKEFTKFYQKEVGLPFSADMRADLADEELFNTLKEAGAHLFRFGVESGNDYILKEVLNKGITTAQIKKAFKLSRKKGIKAQAYNMIGVPCEGVKEILDTIKLNAQIKPDISVVSIFYPYKGTHLYDFCLQKGFLKEEKEKIPQNYYSYSILSLPTIKKEQIDFLFHYFYFLKRIYSFLFKLPFSHPLVFLVDKIFSFRYAPKLINAIFNPLRTTKRKILKIFSQEIKQDTEAISN; encoded by the coding sequence ATGCGCATTACTTTTGTTTATCTTGATTTAGCCACCGACGACCCGACCTATAGCGGTTATTTTTATCATGGTATTGCTTATCTTTCGGCAGTTTTAAAGAAGGATGGCCATCAAACCAATCTTATTCAACTTACTAAACAGATTTCTTTCGCTGAATTTCAAAAGAGAATAAAAGTCTTAAAACCAGATTTGATTAGTTTTTCTTCTACTTCTCATATGTTTCATTTGGTTCGGCAATATGCTGCCGTAGCTAAAGAAATCACTAAAGTTCCTATTATTTGTGGCGGAGTTCATCCAACAATTTGTCCGGAAGAAGTTTTGAGCGACGAAAACATTGATATGATTTGTCGTGGGGAGGGGGAGATGGCTTTTTCGGAGCTTTGCCAAAAAATTGAGAAGAAAGAACCTACTGAAAATATTGAGAGTATCTGGATTAAAAAAGATGGAAAAGTATTCAAAAATAAAATTAGACCATGCATCCCAGATCTTAATCAGTTGCCTTTTCCTGATCGGGAGATTTTTGACTACCCCCATCTTAATTTAGAAAAAAAAGGTGTGGGCACTTTTATGTTTTCTCGAGGGTGTCCTTATCAATGCGCCTTTTGCTGCGAGTTCGCTTTAAGAAAACTTTATCCCAACCCTCAAAATTATATTCGTTTTCGGTCTCCCCAATTGGCCATAGCAGAAATAAAAGAAACAATTAAAAAATACCCCTTTATTAAATTCGTCCGTTTTGATGACGATTTACTTTTTGTTGATAGGGGATGGGTTAAAGAATTTACAAAATTTTATCAGAAGGAGGTAGGACTTCCTTTTTCGGCTGATATGAGGGCGGATTTAGCTGATGAGGAACTTTTTAATACCCTAAAAGAAGCCGGAGCTCATCTTTTTCGATTCGGAGTGGAATCGGGCAATGATTATATTTTAAAAGAAGTTTTGAATAAAGGCATAACAACTGCCCAAATTAAAAAAGCTTTTAAGTTATCTAGAAAGAAAGGGATTAAAGCTCAAGCCTATAATATGATAGGAGTGCCTTGTGAGGGAGTAAAAGAAATTTTAGATACGATTAAATTAAACGCCCAAATTAAACCGGATATATCGGTTGTTTCTATTTTTTATCCATATAAAGGAACTCATCTTTATGATTTTTGCCTTCAAAAAGGCTTTCTTAAAGAAGAAAAAGAAAAAATTCCCCAAAATTATTATTCTTACTCTATTTTATCCTTGCCTACTATCAAAAAAGAGCAGATTGACTTTTTATTCCATTATTTCTATTTCTTAAAAAGAATCTACAGTTTCCTCTTTAAGTTGCCCTTTTCTCATCCTTTGGTTTTCTTGGTTGACAAAATTTTCAGCTTTAGATATGCTCCGAAGTTAATCAATGCGATTTTTAATCCTTTGCGAACGACCAAACGAAAAATTCTAAAAATATTTAGCCAAGAGATAAAACAGGATACCGAAGCCATCTCGAATTAG